One window of Acidobacteriota bacterium genomic DNA carries:
- a CDS encoding D-alanine--D-alanine ligase, which produces MRIGIAYDLKDDYLAEGFSEEAAAEFDQIDTIVAIETALAAAGHATDRIGNARRLIARLAAGDRWDMVFNIAEGLHGLGRESLVPALLDAFAIPYTFSDPVVLGLSLHKGLAKHAVRDLGVPTPDFAVVTDRLDAAAVALPCPLFVKPVAEGTSKGINARSKVTEPSDLPDVCAELLRTFRQPVLVETYLPGREFTVGVLGTGRRARAVGVLEVSVRGHAETDAYSFATKKNYRDLVDYSRLDGELAQPCMDLALRVWRGLGCRDAGRVDIRLDAAGTPNFLEVNPLAGLHPIDSDLPIICRLSGIAYGQLIAQIMESARERLSA; this is translated from the coding sequence ATGCGCATCGGGATCGCTTACGACCTGAAGGACGATTATCTGGCGGAAGGGTTTTCCGAAGAGGCCGCCGCCGAGTTCGATCAGATCGACACCATCGTGGCGATCGAGACGGCGCTGGCCGCTGCCGGCCACGCCACCGACCGAATCGGCAATGCCCGCCGGCTGATCGCCCGCCTGGCTGCCGGCGACCGCTGGGACATGGTCTTCAACATCGCCGAAGGACTTCACGGCCTCGGACGGGAATCCCTGGTGCCGGCGCTGCTCGACGCCTTTGCCATCCCCTACACGTTCTCCGATCCGGTGGTGCTCGGCTTGTCGCTGCACAAGGGTCTGGCCAAGCACGCCGTGCGCGATTTGGGCGTGCCGACGCCGGACTTCGCTGTCGTGACGGACCGCCTCGACGCCGCCGCCGTCGCGCTGCCTTGCCCCCTGTTCGTGAAGCCGGTGGCCGAAGGCACCAGCAAGGGCATCAACGCCCGCTCCAAGGTCACCGAACCGAGCGACCTGCCGGATGTGTGCGCCGAACTGCTCCGCACCTTCCGCCAGCCGGTGCTGGTGGAAACGTATCTGCCGGGACGCGAGTTCACGGTGGGCGTACTGGGCACCGGGCGCCGCGCGCGCGCCGTCGGCGTGCTCGAGGTGTCGGTGCGCGGACATGCGGAGACCGACGCCTACTCGTTTGCCACCAAGAAAAATTACCGGGACCTCGTCGACTACAGCCGGCTCGACGGCGAGCTGGCGCAACCGTGTATGGACCTGGCGCTGCGCGTCTGGCGGGGCCTGGGTTGCCGCGACGCCGGACGCGTGGATATCCGTCTGGACGCGGCCGGCACACCAAACTTTCTGGAGGTGAATCCGCTAGCGGGACTCCACCCGATTGATTCCGACCTGCCGATTATCTGCCGGTTGTCCGGGATTGCGTACGGGCAGCTCATTGCACAGATCATGGAGTCCGCCCGCGAGAGGCTGAGCGCATGA